tttaaccctagttcctcttttaaccctcagccgtggtggtcgagcagttgcatatgtacacatcgtcacctaagctctccaactcaaggatggtccagctttcttttgcctttacctgcgccacatagcacccatgagccgaagctcaacaagaaaactcaatatgctcatgaacaagtgataacatgtcaccaaatcacaataggcatgcctagcagtaataaccctactcgtgcatgcaagcaaatacaaataaatgtttgtggagtcctgtgctctgagtagatgactaataagtctctctctctctgaggtagatgactaataagtctctctctgaatagacgaataataagtcatactctatatagatgactaataagtctatccttgtgtagatgactgataagtctatctctgtatagatgattgataagtctatctctgtatagatgactaataagtctatctctgtatagatgattgataagtctatctctgtgtagataactgataagtctatctctatgtagatgactgataagtctatctctgtgttgatgactgataagtccatctctgtttagatgactattaagtctatctctgaggtcccacgcCCTCTCAGCCATGTGACATATCAGTCACgtgagcttatagccctggctttatgtaactagcctttagactagacaagcacttttgttttcaacgaacttagggttggtcaagcatttcatacttatgttgataatgcttatgtcgattagatctagtcttttcagcttgtgttaaacacgctaatactgttcttgactcataagccaatactatactaccagtgcccagtaccattgccgaacttgactaacaagtcacaacttcacaatcaatactgacaccattgtcgttgctgactaataagtcagtaccatacacataTAAGCAAAGCTGCAATGCATTTACTAAGTTGGGAATTATGCCCTGAAagaatatgtagtagacattgttttatgaaacaaataaataaatttaattcattatgcatatattttatggacaatattattctgtgataatattatgtaaatagtagaaaaattcctaagttcatatatgtgatctcaaacacgtattggtacgggaggattgtgtttgagataaatgaacttaaatagttcgcagtaaaataaagttatggaatctttagattaattactgcaagtacggtccactagtattatgaatatatgtgatctagatccggatcactagtgtagtaggacactatagtggatgtactttatatattagagaatatatagaactggaccagctatgtttattaatacttagtcaAATatcatttcgaagtattaattaaatatatcaactgatggtcatttacaaatagatcttaatcctgaagttactatgaactcctatttatgttttatgatttatttgattcactcgttagagtctgtcagaatgatcaagctagaaacttttgttttgggaacttattaatataaatggttggggacatagtatacagatatgaaatctataccttctcgcaaaagattgaataatgattatcttaagggttgacttttgggactgaaaggttattgagctcaaattcataatttcgttataaattaaccttcactagtaaagtcaatgatacTTAAAGAAATAAGAGATAATAAAAGGGTAAAACATtaattttattctcgattaattatgaaccattattagagggttaatttgtatacaatgattatatcaatggacgctttatcattataaagtactcagtaaataaaatgtgtataattacaagagtacagtctcatatttatagtggaataatcatgagattaataaattaagattatttaattaaagagtttaattaataatctctaatttattggagcttagaattataggtccataggttcccataacggctctatcaatactattcaaggcaagagttgatataaatggaaaaatagatgaaagacatatttaagaagaaatttgttcttcggatcaaatatacaattatatgataatagtaattaattaattaattacaaattagttgtaagtAACAAAATTAATTAGTAACACATAGACACGTAGCACACGGACCTTTCCATGAGATAATTTACCCAGAACAACATCAATTAatctttatttataatttttttaattaatctttaGTGTGGATTCTATTCTTGACTTTATTTACTTGTAGCTTGATACAATTGTATTGAATTCATTTCGTATAGAATTCTGTTTAAAATATTCCAATTGAttcatttcatttcatttcattCTTATTcgaaattatataatttaaaacaATTCCTAGTAGATAGAATTTTTATTTAGTAACATATCCTAACACTACACAAAGAATTTTATGGATTCTGTCTCTTCCATACAATATTTTCAAAAAGTACAATGAAATTAACAAttcaatatataaataaatgattatataatttaaaaaatatatatatttagatataACTAcgatataaatataattattcaaattttttCATAACACAAATAtaaattcatttgaaaagtacggattttaaaattttattttagttgttgctcgattatttttttttgtgattcGAGATAGGTGGTAGAGAAACCGGATAGTCGGGACACATATATAATTGCATCTATAGTTAGTCAATTTTTATCGTCAGCCTgtgagtttttttcttttttctttaataaGTTCAGGTTGACTAACCAAAGCAGCAATCTtatgaatataaaaattgattaattaactaattatatatataaattcttttTTAATTTTCCAACCTCTACACTCCATTATTTTTAATAGATGTGATAGTATGGAGCAAATGGTGTTTATCCTACAAAATCTACGTAATTTGTTTTTCCCTGGTAAAATGCTTGCAGTTTGTTGTTATTTTAGTtactaataatatttatatatgcaaACAAAAAGTGAACCGATGAACCCCTAGCCTCTTGAATTATCATTGTCCATATCCAATATCAGCATAATTTATTTTCAAGGTAAAGAAAAAGATAATGAAATGTTTCTTTCTTCTTTTGCCAAAATAATTCAGCCAAAAAAAGAAATGGGGAGAAAACAAAATCTTTTTGAAGACTAGTCATCATGCCATATGCTAGTTGATTTTAGCTAGTGAATGATGAAGTATGTGCACTTACgggaaaaaaaaaaagtaaagtgagcgctataattttattttatttttttaaaaaaaaggtgtacgctataatttggttataaatatataattttttttttacaaaagcgAAGTGGGCCAAGAGTAGATTTGATCGATCAGCCTATCTTTGTTGACTGATTAAGCAAGTAGTAGAGTACTAGAGCAACTTTCGTAACCGCATTTCGACAAATCAAACGAAAGCTTTTGAATAAAACTCTCCATCACCTTTTGTTTTTATTCTATTGACTTTCACCCACCACTCGAACAAAATAGAAGACATAGgaaaacaaacaaaaatacataaaaactgtTGTCTGCTTTTGCTTTCTCttataagtaaaaaaagattagtTATCCAAATTAATGAAATTCTGGAAAAataaagaatgaaaaaaaaaattattttagggttgtttgataacacttgcaaaaaataattttttatttaattaattaaaaatttgataattaaatataaaatgtgtttggtaattctatttttatttattatttttttttaaattttaattaaaattttgaaaatagaatttttttacttttaattttttttttcttctcttgttcaaatcaacatatcatattgttaaataaaaaataaaaataaaagttatctaatgcgtttattatttttttttattaaaaataaaaaacaaaaattatcaaacatatttttattttttaaaaataaagaaacaaaaataaaataatatttctatttttgtgtttaaaaaattcaaaaacaaaaaatttacttaatggagaaataaataaaaatgattaCAAATAAAATAGTGTATATATATTATACTTTCGTAATTTTAATATCTTACAAAGAAAATGTCATTAGGTTAAATATGGTGAGAAATTATGATAATCTATATATGCATGATGTTAAGCAACGATTACTCAGTCagctatatgtgtatatatgtgtatgtgtaaTATTTTATAGCATCTTCCCCTTTTAATTTGTATACGCAAATTAATTTAACATGTTGAAAACAAAATGTATTGATTAAATTTAAAGGTCTAATTTCTATTTTGTTTTGACGGAAAATTTGAAGTTTGTGCTGTGTTTTTGAGGCTGCAGTAATTAAGGACTTCGGCCTTATATATTGTTATGTTATCATCtaattttttaatgtatttttatacgtttatatatatttttatttctatATTAACGTCATTGTATTTCCAAGTATAGCTGAATTTAGTATGCATGAGTGTTGGATATAAATGTtggacaaataaaaaaaatcatcccTTGCATCAACAAGTTGTAGTTATCGACTTTGCCAccatttaattgttttttttcttttcaaaattaagATTTAAAACGACCAAGATATCATATTATACCCAAATACAATTTATGATAGTAGTATTAATACTTTTCTTCATCAATGTTTTGAATTGTCTATGTTCAATCGCTGTTAAAGTCTAATTTTGACTGAATTGAGCAAGTAATAACACTGGTGAAATGTGCATTGATGAATGATATAAAATTACAAATAGGATGAAATTTATATGGGAATATACTTATttagtaccctatgtttttgcaaagtatcattttggtaccctctgttttcaataatgctcatatggtatactttattttaaaatcgtacatatttggtaccataaactcagatttgatagataaaattttgttaatatgatcaaactgttagcagttatatgtaattatgtaattaaatttaaatttgtaacttacataattgacagcagtttgattaaattgacaaaattttatctatcaaatctgagtttagggtaccaaatatgtacgattttaaaatacagagtaccatatgagcattgttgaaaacagagggtaccaaaatgatactttgcaaaaacatagggtaccaaatgagtatattcccaatttatatttattatttatgaaTATTATGGGATAATAAATTGAgtattttataataaatatataggAAACGACTACAACGCATCTTTTTTTTGCAATATCGGTGTATCTTTTTTCTATTTCGGTATCTGAATAGttataatcaatttttttttatatgatgatgtacattatagctatctagaacatcttacaaattttcaagaaattctgaataaattattgCACTGAAACATGGTCTAAACTGGTTGTTGCACGCGTGCCTACATTTTTTGTGTttgcgtgtaaaatttgacagtttgaactctgttttggcttcgtaaattattcataatttattgaaaatttgcaggatattctaaatacatACAATATATAccattacataaaaaaaaattgagattattttttAGGTACtgagaataaaaaaataatacattaatattgaaaaaaaaaaaaacattgtaaTCATTTCCTCTATATATTTCTTTATAACATATGTAAGAAGGCTATTGCCAAAGTACTTCAGATAAGCATGACGCACTAACAAAATTGTTTGAAAATGTTTCCTTTTCAGTGGCAAATTAAAACCATGTGCCTAAATTAAAAGAGAGCGTTCATTTCAACTTTATGTACAGATTTCCTTCCTTCTCGTAGTTGGTTTCCTTTACTTTTACGATTATTATTATTGAAAGTCCCATTGATAAAGGAAAGAGAGCAAATATAGAAGTAGAAATTAATAATGAGCAGTATAAAATTGTAATTATTGTCAATTTATGTTATCCTTAGAAACTCTATACATCATTTCATATGGTCATTGGTCTTCTAGCTATATATAGGTCTGCGAAAACAGGCATATTATATTAGTCGAAATTAATTGCCTCCTTATTCTCAattagaaattgataataataatgGTAAAAATCCAAAcaaaaagtttatatattttttgggtTATTATTCCAAATAAAAACACCTATGTATATGTATGTTTGTATGTATGaccatattttttaaaagtaaatttttattattcataattatttaataGTACTAATCTTACACTTTCAAGTTTAGAGTAAGTATATGTCTATCAGGAGTTACCATTGTGGGCGAACACGACGAAAAATCAATATTCAAGGACAAGGGATAATAAGacgttgtaaaaaaaaaaatatatatatatatatatacatatatatatttattgtcaTTGTCGCATACCGACAagcctaagttttttttttcttgaaatgCACAAACCCAAGTTGCATTCACCACATGATGATTCTTTGAATCTCGCCGGCTGGacacaaaaacaaaatcatagatttttttttatttgtatatatatgtatgtttgcaTACTAAAATAATGAGATGAGAATTGCTAACGGCACCAATAGCAGAAATAGGTAACAACGTATCTTTGTTGTGaaaaacataatttaatttaatatttattatgatGGGACTTTAACCAATTAGAGGATGATACATGACTCTTTTGTTGTTAGTGAAGTTAAGGTATTAAATAGCAATACTCTAAAATAATAGTAAAATAATAGtattgaattaaataatttaatgacAATCGATTTATGAGGAGTGCTAAGATTACTTTCTAACTTACTTATTTTTGCATTTTCTTTTTAGTTTAAGCTTTGTctatttttacaaaataattagtttttattACAAAGATActaatgtaattaatttttttttaaaatctacaTGTGTGTAAAATTTCATTTATCCTTTTGAGTTAGTCTTTTGTACCAATTTCATTTAATATCTATGTATTAATTCATACAAATAATTTATACGTATGTTATATACTACTTTTATTAAGTGAGATATCATTTTTGGTATTTAGTTAGTAGGGAAAAAGTAGATTTGTTTGAATCTAGATAGATAACAAATATtaggctttttttttttacaaaataatattaCAATGAGCCAATATTGCATTATTTGGATTATAAAAGCTAAATATAAACAGCATGTGTaattgtatacatatatataataaaaaagatACATAATGCATTGCAATACAATTAATTATATCATTCTcgtataaattaataaataaagtgTTGAGTTTTATAATAGCATAATtgtaataaatttaaaatattataattaattattttatataaatagatATTGCTAATAAGACGACACATTTCATCAATTTAAATTGACATTGAAAAAAAGAGTATGTCAGATAGTCTCTCattataaattaaagaaaaaaatatttaatccacACCGTCCATTTAATTTTCCACGAGAGTCATGATAAGAGTAAGTTGCAAAACAGCGTTCACACATCAATTTTATTTCAGGGACTAGCTAATTAGCTAGCTGGAACTACCTTGTTTGCCACAACTTAACATACGAAAGTAACACGTTATTTAACATTACCTCTTCATTTAGAAGTAAAATAGTACTACTGCAAACAGTGCAACTCTACACAGTTCCACTTGAGGATAAGacctataaaaataaataaataaataaaaagtatattttatatgtttcctattatcttattattttgattaattattaAGTAGAAGTGGTAGAAATAAGCCACCCTAATTACGTAAAGCCAATAGAGCTGCCTTCTTGGAGTGTATGTCCAAGAGTGATGTcagccggggggggggggggggggggatttgtCTATATAACTCATCTATGCTCAACCAGCTACCAGTGCACAATCCAAGTTCCAATTTTTATGGCCACCTGATTAAacacacactttctctctctaccaaagaaaataattagaatatatctctcttcttctctctctacAATCCCTCTAGGAAGAGAAATATGGCTGACCGGAAAGCTGTAGAGAATGCGGCCGTCTCCGGCCAACACCCAAAAACTATTGAGGACTTTGATCCTCCAAGAAGACCCAAAAAGAACATCTTTGCTATGGCTTGTGCTATTTTAGCTTCCATGACCTCCATCTTACTTGGCTATGGTAATAATTAGTATATCTTATCTTACTATAATACATGTCTCAATTAATTCTTATTATATATTCTTGTTATATATTTAGCCCCCTCTTCATTTTTGGACTATTATTTACCAGTCTACACATTTTTAGTTCACATCAATTTTGACGCGCGTTTCTATATATATTATTGGTAGAAAGTTGGTTTTTTTTCTCCCTAAAAAATTCAAGGGTGCAGTATATTAAAAAAGCATGCATGTCGAAATGAAGTTTAAGGAATTTTCTCGTGTTATAGTATATatggaagaaaaagaaaatcatCTTTTCTATGAGATTTTGTATTTAgtttttcgttttattttttgCTTGGTCAGATATTGGTGTAATGAGTGGAGCTGCTATATACATCAAAGACGACCTCAAAGTCTCAGACACACAGATCGAAATCCTCGTGGGTATTCTGAACCTTTACTCCCTGCTTGGCTCTGCCGCCGCTGGTAGAACCTCTGACTGGATTGGCCGCCGCTACACCATCGTACTCGCTGGTGCCATATTCTTCGCTGGGGCTCTCCTCATGGGCTTCGCCACAAACTACTCCTTCCTCATGTTCGGTCGCTTCGTCGCCGGCGTAGGCGTCGGTTACGCTCTCATGATCGCCCCCGTCTACACAGCCGAAGTCTCCCCGGCCTCCTCTCGTGGCTTCCTTACCTCATTCCCTGAGGTCGGCTCCTCCTTAATTACCAATAGAAGAAACAAAGAtatattatcatcatataataatttcaAACCTACTACTTTCACCAACAAGTAACTATAAAACTTTCTACACAAAGAAATAAAACGTCATATCAGTACCGTATTTTTTATTTCTGACAACCTTGAAAAGTGCATGTATCattaaaactttttaaaaaaattattcttttaaCTAATACCTTTTCATTACAGGTCTTTATCAATGCTGGAATATTACTCGGCTACGTATCCAACTACGCCTTCTCCAAGCTCCCAACCCACTTAGGGTGGCGGCTTATGCTTGGAGTCGGGGCGCTCCCCTCTGTCCTACTAGCCGTGGGAGTCTTAGCCATGCCTGAGTCACCCCGGTGGCTCGTCATGCAAGGCCAGCTCGGCGAAGCCAAGAAGGTCCTCGACAAGACGTCGGATAGCTTAGAGGAGGCTACACTGAGGTTGGCCGACATTAAAGAAGCCGCCGGGATCCCCGAACACTGCACGGACGACATCGTCCAGGTCAGCAAGCGTAGCCACGGCGAGGGCGTATGGAAGGAGCTC
The genomic region above belongs to Humulus lupulus chromosome 1, drHumLupu1.1, whole genome shotgun sequence and contains:
- the LOC133798639 gene encoding polyol transporter 5-like → MADRKAVENAAVSGQHPKTIEDFDPPRRPKKNIFAMACAILASMTSILLGYDIGVMSGAAIYIKDDLKVSDTQIEILVGILNLYSLLGSAAAGRTSDWIGRRYTIVLAGAIFFAGALLMGFATNYSFLMFGRFVAGVGVGYALMIAPVYTAEVSPASSRGFLTSFPEVFINAGILLGYVSNYAFSKLPTHLGWRLMLGVGALPSVLLAVGVLAMPESPRWLVMQGQLGEAKKVLDKTSDSLEEATLRLADIKEAAGIPEHCTDDIVQVSKRSHGEGVWKELLVHPTPAVRHILISAIGIHFFQQASGIDAVVLYSPRIFEKAGITSNDQKLLATVAVGFVKTIFILTATFLLDRIGRRPLLLSSVAGMILSLGTLGISLTIIDQSDEKLMWAVVLSIAMVMCYVAFFSIGMGPITWVYSSEIFPLKLRAQGSSMGVAVNRVTSGVISMSFISLYKAITIGGSFFLFATVAIVAWVFFYTMLPETRGRTLEDMEVLFGKYHKWRAANALLKKKEQLELVNGTNATTTTDGHIQLGTKEQAN